The stretch of DNA GGGCACGCCCCTGGACATGCTCTCCCCGCACCCGATCGGCGCCCTCGCCTTCGACGGCGTGACCGTCACCGGCGAGGACGTGCTCGGCGAGCCCGACCGCGGCTTCCGCGTCGCCATGACCACCCTCAACCGCTTCCGCCCCAGCGTCGGCGCCTTCGCGGTCGGCATGGCGGCGGCGGCGCTCGACGCCACGCTCGCGCATACCGCTCAACGGGACGCGTTCGGCGGCAAGTTGAAGGATCTCCAGGCGGTGGCCCACCAGGTCGCGGAGATGGCCACCCGGACCGAGGCGGCCCGCCTCATGGTGCATGCGGCGGCCGCGGCGTACGACCGCGGCGAACCGGACATCGCCCAACGCGCGGCCATGGCGAAGCTGTTGGCGACGGAGGCGGCGCAGTATGTCGTGGACGCGGCGGTTCAGCTGCATGGGGCGTGCGCGTTGCAGCGGGGGCATCTGCTTGAGCACCTCTACCGGGAGGTGCGGGCGCCGCGAATCTATGAGGGGGCTAGCGAGGTGCAACGGTCCATCATCGCCAAGGAGTTGTACTCGGGTCCGAGCGGGTGATTCTTTCCCCAACCCCGCCCCTTCCCGAAAACCCGCTCGGCGCGGGGGCCTACCTGGGGGCTCCGCCCCCAGACCCCCGCTCCTCAAACGCCGGAGGGGCTGAATCTTTCAGCCCCTCCGGCGTTTGAGGAGGCCCTCGCGCAGCGAGTTTTCGGGAAGGGGCGGGGTTGGGGAAAAGCCCGCCGCAGGCGCAACGAACCCGCACACGAAGGAGAACCCCCATGCCCCTCAACCGCCTCAACCCCGTCGACCTCTCCCCACCCACCGGCTTCTCCCACGCCGTCACCGCGACCGGCAGCCGCCTCGTCTTCCTCGCGGGCCAGACCGCGCTCGACGCCGAAGGCAAAGTCACCGGCACCAGCCTCCCCGAGCAGTTCGAGCAGGCGCTGACCAACCTCCTCACGGCCCTGCGCCACGCAGGAGGCACCCCCGCCGACCTCGCCCGCGTCACCGTCTACGCCACGGACGTCGCCGACTACCGCGAGCAGGCCCCGCAACTCGGGCGCATTTGGCGGAAGTTGGCCGGCCGTGACTACCCCGCCATGGCCGTGATCGGCGCGGTCCGCCTGTGGGACGAGCAGTGCCTGGTGGAGCTGGACGGGGTGGCGGTGCTCGACTGACTCAGTCGCGCCCCGCGAATCTCGTCGTGGCGAACGCCGTCTTGTCCCGCCGCGACGTGCCGTCCGTGATCCACCAGTGCGTGGGGTCCTGCCCGTCCCGGCTCCAGCCCAGGATCAGCTCCTCCTTGCCGTCGGCGTCGAAATCGGCGGCGGCGTACGGACGCGCCTGCCGCCCTCGGAGAATCTTCGTCCGCTTCTC from Streptomyces sp. BA2 encodes:
- a CDS encoding RidA family protein — protein: MPLNRLNPVDLSPPTGFSHAVTATGSRLVFLAGQTALDAEGKVTGTSLPEQFEQALTNLLTALRHAGGTPADLARVTVYATDVADYREQAPQLGRIWRKLAGRDYPAMAVIGAVRLWDEQCLVELDGVAVLD